From the genome of Vibrio porteresiae DSM 19223, one region includes:
- a CDS encoding amino acid ABC transporter permease yields the protein MKAQKVHQFQPSLPPPENTTGVVGWLKKNLFNGPVNSIVTVVLLFLAVRAVWALLEWAVINADWIGATRDACTRDGACWVFIRVRWEQFMYGFYPAAELWRPRVFFASLAVLIAAMAYEKTPGRKWIFGFFILIYPFLIAGLLFGGYAGLPVVETHKWGGLMVTLVIALVGIVVSLPIGVFLALGRRSTMPLIRTLSTVYIEVWRGVPLITVLFMASVMIPLFLSQGHDIDKLLRALIGVALFSAAYMAEVVRGGLQAIPKGQYEAADALGLSFWKKMGLIILPQALKITIPSIVNTFIGLFKDTSLVMIIGMFDVLGIGQSATTDPAWLGFATESYVFVALVFWVFCFGMSRYSIWLENRLNTGHKR from the coding sequence ATGAAAGCGCAGAAAGTACATCAATTTCAACCTAGTCTGCCGCCACCAGAGAACACCACCGGTGTCGTTGGCTGGCTGAAGAAAAACTTGTTCAATGGTCCAGTTAACAGCATTGTTACTGTAGTGCTGTTATTCCTTGCAGTTCGCGCTGTGTGGGCACTCCTCGAATGGGCTGTGATTAACGCCGATTGGATTGGCGCAACGCGTGATGCTTGTACTCGTGATGGAGCCTGTTGGGTCTTTATTCGCGTACGTTGGGAACAGTTCATGTATGGTTTCTACCCTGCAGCAGAACTGTGGCGTCCACGTGTGTTCTTCGCTTCATTAGCCGTGCTCATTGCTGCGATGGCTTATGAGAAAACACCAGGGCGTAAGTGGATTTTCGGTTTCTTTATTCTGATCTATCCATTCCTTATTGCTGGTCTGCTATTTGGTGGTTACGCAGGTTTACCTGTGGTTGAAACCCACAAATGGGGCGGCTTGATGGTGACCTTAGTGATTGCCTTGGTGGGTATCGTCGTTTCACTACCAATTGGCGTATTTTTGGCTCTAGGTCGTCGTTCAACCATGCCGTTGATTCGTACCCTAAGTACCGTTTACATCGAAGTTTGGCGTGGCGTGCCACTGATTACCGTGCTGTTTATGGCATCGGTAATGATTCCACTCTTCCTTAGCCAAGGTCACGATATCGACAAACTATTACGTGCGTTGATTGGGGTTGCCCTATTTAGTGCAGCGTACATGGCGGAAGTCGTGCGTGGTGGCTTGCAAGCTATTCCTAAAGGCCAATACGAAGCAGCAGACGCCTTGGGCTTAAGCTTCTGGAAGAAAATGGGACTGATCATTTTGCCACAGGCATTGAAGATCACTATTCCTTCCATCGTAAACACCTTTATCGGTCTTTTTAAAGACACCAGTCTGGTGATGATCATCGGTATGTTTGACGTACTGGGTATTGGTCAATCAGCGACTACCGACCCTGCGTGGTTGGGCTTTGCAACGGAAAGTTATGTTTTTGTCGCGTTAGTGTTCTGGGTGTTCTGTTTTGGTATGTCGAGATACTCAATTTGGCTCGAAAACCGACTCAATACCGGCCACAAACGATAA
- a CDS encoding amino acid ABC transporter ATP-binding protein has product MTQQDTHDFMIQLKDMNKWYGEFHVLKNINLNVKKGEKIVICGPSGSGKSTMIRCINRLEEHQKGQIIVAGNELTEDLKNIELVRREVGMCFQHFNLFPHLTVLENCTLAPIWVKKMPKEEAEAIAMKYLKRVKIPDQADKFPGQLSGGQQQRVAIARSLCMSPQVMLFDEPTSALDPEMVREVLDVMVELADEGMTMLCVTHEMGFAKEVADRVIFMDAGEIIEENNPKDFFENPQSDRTQNFLSQILHH; this is encoded by the coding sequence ATGACGCAACAAGATACTCATGATTTTATGATCCAGTTGAAGGACATGAACAAGTGGTACGGTGAGTTTCACGTACTGAAAAACATCAATCTGAACGTGAAAAAGGGCGAAAAAATCGTTATCTGTGGCCCATCTGGTTCAGGTAAATCAACCATGATTCGCTGTATTAACCGTTTGGAAGAACACCAAAAAGGTCAAATCATCGTTGCTGGCAACGAACTGACTGAAGATTTGAAAAACATCGAATTGGTGCGCCGTGAAGTCGGTATGTGTTTCCAACACTTTAACCTCTTCCCTCACCTCACCGTATTGGAAAACTGCACGTTAGCGCCAATTTGGGTGAAAAAGATGCCAAAAGAGGAAGCAGAAGCGATCGCGATGAAATACCTCAAACGCGTGAAGATTCCTGATCAGGCCGACAAATTCCCAGGTCAATTGTCAGGTGGTCAACAGCAGCGTGTGGCTATCGCTCGTTCACTTTGCATGAGCCCACAAGTGATGCTGTTCGATGAACCTACCTCTGCACTTGACCCAGAAATGGTGCGCGAAGTACTCGACGTTATGGTGGAACTGGCTGACGAAGGGATGACCATGTTGTGTGTAACGCACGAAATGGGCTTTGCTAAAGAAGTCGCAGACCGCGTTATCTTTATGGATGCGGGTGAGATCATCGAAGAGAACAATCCAAAAGATTTCTTCGAAAATCCACAATCGGATCGTACGCAAAATTTCCTATCGCAAATTTTGCACCACTGA
- a CDS encoding Bax inhibitor-1/YccA family protein codes for MNSPMYSRSRTYDGALQTNKVLRNTYALLSMTLLWSAIVAGVSMAMNLPRPGIIITLVGFYGLLFLTEKNRNNGMGLVFTFLFTGFLGYTLGPILNMYVGAGMGDVVLTALGGTALAFLGASAYALTTKRDLSFIGGLLMAGFVVLLVGTVVNLFFHMPALYLAMSGLFVLFSTGAIMLTTQQIIRGGENNYISATITLFVSIYNLFISLLSILGVMNDD; via the coding sequence ATGAATAGTCCTATGTACTCACGCTCACGCACTTATGATGGTGCTTTGCAAACGAACAAGGTGCTAAGAAACACTTATGCACTACTGTCTATGACTCTACTTTGGTCAGCGATCGTGGCAGGCGTCTCCATGGCGATGAACCTTCCTCGTCCTGGCATCATCATCACCCTAGTTGGTTTCTACGGCTTGCTTTTCCTAACCGAAAAGAACCGTAACAACGGCATGGGCTTGGTGTTCACGTTCTTGTTTACCGGCTTCCTAGGTTACACCTTAGGTCCAATCCTAAACATGTACGTGGGTGCTGGTATGGGCGATGTGGTTCTGACTGCTCTTGGCGGTACAGCGCTTGCGTTCCTAGGTGCATCAGCGTATGCCCTAACCACTAAGCGTGATTTGTCTTTCATCGGCGGCCTATTGATGGCTGGCTTCGTGGTACTGCTGGTTGGTACTGTGGTGAACTTGTTCTTCCACATGCCTGCACTTTACCTAGCGATGAGTGGTCTGTTTGTGCTGTTCTCAACAGGTGCAATCATGTTGACCACACAACAAATCATCCGTGGTGGTGAAAACAACTACATCTCTGCGACCATTACTCTGTTCGTATCGATTTATAACTTGTTCATCAGCTTGCTAAGCATTCTAGGCGTTATGAACGACGACTAA
- a CDS encoding alkene reductase — MKLFSPIKMGQLELSNRIAMAPMTRARVNNEFDAADDDTAIYFAQRASAGLLITEGSQISKQGQGFLFIPGIYNEEQVKGWQKTTQAVHDKGGKIFIQIWHVGRMSHTSLQPNNQAPVSSVAEKANGTCFAYDAQGNAGKVEVSEPTALTLEGIKAIKQDYVNAAKNAIRAGFDGVEIHGANGYLLEQFINAGLNTRDDQYGGQTIENRLRLTLEVVDEIAAAIGSEKTAIRVAPFGRFSDMHAFEGEEETWLTLGDELNKRNLAYVHLSEQGTIGDVFTIPEGFTGKFREHYQGIIMIAGGFDKQSAEEYLQRGDVDMVAFGRPYIGNPDLVERLQNDWPLVEADRAIFYGGDSHGYIDFPAYQPEHAE; from the coding sequence ATGAAATTATTCTCTCCAATTAAAATGGGACAGCTTGAACTCAGCAACCGTATCGCCATGGCGCCTATGACTCGCGCTCGAGTTAACAACGAATTTGATGCAGCAGATGACGATACTGCTATCTACTTTGCCCAACGTGCTTCAGCAGGCCTGTTGATTACCGAAGGCTCACAAATATCAAAACAAGGTCAGGGATTTCTCTTCATTCCCGGAATTTACAATGAAGAACAAGTCAAGGGCTGGCAGAAAACCACCCAAGCAGTGCACGACAAAGGCGGAAAAATCTTTATTCAGATTTGGCATGTGGGCCGCATGTCACACACCTCATTACAACCAAACAATCAAGCACCAGTAAGCTCGGTTGCAGAGAAAGCCAACGGCACTTGTTTTGCTTACGATGCACAAGGTAACGCGGGAAAAGTAGAAGTATCCGAACCAACCGCATTAACGCTAGAAGGCATCAAAGCCATTAAGCAAGACTATGTAAACGCTGCGAAGAACGCGATTCGTGCGGGCTTCGATGGTGTTGAAATCCACGGTGCGAATGGCTATTTACTTGAACAATTTATCAATGCAGGTTTAAACACTCGTGATGACCAATATGGCGGTCAAACCATAGAAAACCGTCTACGTCTGACTCTAGAGGTCGTAGACGAAATTGCAGCGGCTATCGGTTCAGAAAAAACCGCGATTCGTGTTGCCCCATTTGGCCGTTTCAGTGATATGCATGCGTTCGAAGGTGAAGAAGAAACTTGGTTAACCTTAGGTGATGAACTCAATAAGCGTAATCTTGCTTATGTACACCTCAGTGAGCAAGGTACCATTGGAGATGTCTTTACCATTCCCGAAGGCTTTACCGGAAAATTCCGCGAACACTACCAAGGTATCATTATGATTGCCGGTGGTTTCGATAAACAAAGCGCTGAAGAATACCTTCAACGTGGCGATGTTGATATGGTCGCTTTTGGTCGCCCATATATCGGTAACCCAGATCTAGTCGAAAGATTGCAAAACGATTGGCCCTTGGTCGAAGCCGATCGCGCCATCTTCTACGGTGGTGACAGTCACGGGTATATTGATTTCCCAGCTTATCAGCCAGAACACGCTGAATAA
- a CDS encoding TusE/DsrC/DsvC family sulfur relay protein — protein MIQYQGKSIETDQEGYLLDSSLWEEEMIAVLAQAEGIDLTDAHREVILFVRHFYEEFNTSPAIRMLVKAMEKEYGKEKGNSIYLFKLFPKGPAKQATKLAGLPKPAKCL, from the coding sequence ATGATTCAATACCAAGGCAAATCAATCGAAACTGACCAAGAAGGCTATCTATTAGATTCTTCGTTGTGGGAAGAAGAGATGATTGCAGTACTTGCACAAGCAGAAGGCATCGACCTTACCGATGCCCATCGTGAAGTAATCCTGTTTGTTCGTCACTTCTATGAAGAGTTCAATACTTCGCCAGCAATTCGTATGCTCGTGAAAGCGATGGAAAAAGAGTACGGCAAAGAGAAAGGCAATAGCATTTACCTCTTTAAGCTGTTTCCGAAAGGTCCTGCTAAGCAAGCAACCAAATTGGCTGGCTTACCCAAACCCGCAAAATGTTTGTAA
- the yccX gene encoding acylphosphatase yields the protein MTCEKFTVSGVVQAVGFRYFTAHECLKLGLTGYAKNLFDGSVEVVAHGSPEQLDALYEFLAKGPRTAVVESVLREAVPCDVVYTGFEIL from the coding sequence ATGACTTGTGAGAAATTTACTGTTTCGGGTGTGGTGCAGGCTGTCGGATTTCGCTATTTCACCGCACACGAGTGTTTGAAGCTAGGGTTAACTGGCTATGCGAAAAATCTGTTTGATGGCAGTGTGGAAGTGGTGGCACACGGCAGTCCGGAACAACTTGATGCCCTGTATGAGTTTTTGGCTAAAGGGCCACGAACGGCAGTGGTGGAGAGCGTGCTTCGTGAAGCGGTGCCTTGCGATGTCGTTTATACCGGTTTTGAAATCTTGTAG